The Brasilonema sennae CENA114 genome includes a region encoding these proteins:
- a CDS encoding NAD-dependent malic enzyme: MNYEINRNGKRGIELLHDPSLNKSTAYTEAERQALGLVGLVPDVTESEDLQLRRVMQQLGHKNTDLDRYIYLINLLDHDETLFFRTIMSEPARFLPIVYDPTIGEACLKFGYIFRNPRGMYVSIERRGQVKKILQNWPVKDVRVICVTDGGRILGLGDLGANGMGIPIGKLQLYTATAGVPPTGLLPIYLDAGTNNEQYLHDPLYLGLRKTRPSTEELYSFVDEFVDAVQEVFPKCCIHFEDWTGVDAVHLLERYRNKVSCYNDDVQGTAGITLAGMINATKLKGTQLKDEKYLFLGAGSAAIGLANLLCTALVAQGMTLEDAQSRVSMFDINGLLEPTRTDLVDFQKPYAHSHPPTKDFVAAIESIKPTTIIGVSTVGGAFTQQVVETMSQLNDRPVIMALSNPTEHAECTPEQAYTWSKGKAIYAAGVQFPPVHLNGQTFLPGQANNFYIFPAVGLAIYATAAKRVSDEMFIEAAAAVADQVPEDLLKQGLIYPPQSNILETEIKTAIRVAKLVFDSGLARVDRPANIDAFIRQHVYKPEYKTLV; this comes from the coding sequence ATGAACTACGAAATTAACCGGAACGGCAAACGCGGAATTGAACTTCTCCATGATCCATCGCTGAATAAATCTACTGCCTATACAGAGGCAGAACGGCAGGCGTTGGGACTGGTGGGGCTAGTTCCTGATGTCACCGAATCGGAAGATCTGCAATTGCGCCGCGTGATGCAGCAGCTTGGTCATAAGAACACCGATCTTGATCGCTATATTTACCTGATCAATTTGCTCGATCACGACGAAACCCTATTTTTTCGGACGATTATGTCAGAACCAGCACGGTTTTTGCCGATTGTCTATGACCCGACAATCGGAGAAGCCTGCCTCAAGTTTGGATATATCTTTCGGAATCCCAGAGGAATGTATGTGTCGATCGAGCGGCGAGGGCAGGTGAAGAAAATTCTCCAGAATTGGCCAGTTAAGGATGTGAGAGTTATTTGCGTCACGGATGGAGGACGGATTCTTGGATTAGGCGATCTGGGTGCGAACGGCATGGGTATTCCGATTGGCAAACTGCAACTTTACACGGCAACTGCTGGAGTGCCGCCTACAGGACTGCTGCCCATCTACCTGGATGCTGGGACTAACAACGAACAATACCTCCACGATCCGCTGTATTTAGGTCTTCGCAAGACACGTCCGTCAACCGAGGAACTGTACAGCTTCGTCGATGAATTTGTGGATGCCGTACAGGAAGTGTTTCCTAAATGCTGTATTCACTTTGAAGACTGGACGGGAGTTGATGCGGTACATCTGTTGGAACGTTATCGAAACAAAGTATCTTGCTACAACGATGATGTGCAGGGAACAGCAGGGATTACCCTGGCTGGTATGATTAACGCAACGAAACTCAAGGGGACACAACTTAAGGATGAGAAGTATTTGTTCCTAGGTGCAGGATCAGCGGCGATCGGTCTGGCAAACCTGCTCTGTACAGCGCTCGTGGCACAGGGAATGACGCTGGAAGATGCCCAGTCACGGGTGTCTATGTTCGACATCAACGGCTTGCTGGAACCAACCCGCACGGATCTCGTGGATTTCCAGAAACCTTATGCACATTCGCATCCGCCAACTAAAGACTTTGTAGCTGCTATTGAAAGCATCAAGCCCACGACCATCATTGGGGTCAGTACAGTTGGTGGTGCTTTCACCCAACAGGTAGTTGAAACCATGTCGCAGCTTAATGATCGCCCTGTAATTATGGCACTGTCGAACCCGACTGAACATGCAGAATGCACACCTGAGCAGGCGTATACCTGGTCGAAGGGCAAGGCAATTTATGCGGCTGGAGTGCAGTTCCCACCCGTTCACTTGAATGGTCAAACCTTTCTGCCGGGACAAGCTAACAATTTCTACATCTTTCCAGCGGTTGGGTTAGCGATCTATGCTACAGCAGCAAAGCGGGTTTCTGATGAAATGTTTATTGAAGCAGCAGCAGCGGTTGCCGATCAGGTGCCGGAAGACCTGTTGAAGCAGGGACTCATTTATCCGCCGCAGTCGAACATCCTGGAAACCGAGATTAAGACCGCAATACGGGTGGCAAAACTGGTGTTTGACAGTGGACTGGCACGGGTTGATCGCCCTGCCAACATTGATGCATTCATCCGTCAGCACGTTTACAAGCCGGAGTATAAGACACTCGTTTGA
- a CDS encoding DUF6130 family protein, which yields MNTHTPSAKDIIGASPLFAIENEAPAKLIVDPPLPEPLSQGRVFIQYRTENLRVLPVFGKGALDVSPRIGHIHVTVDDASWHFADASGQTIILVGLKPGAHKVLIELADPTHKVITSETVTFTLPDAK from the coding sequence ATGAACACTCACACACCAAGCGCCAAGGACATCATCGGTGCATCCCCGTTGTTCGCGATCGAAAACGAAGCACCTGCCAAGCTGATTGTTGATCCACCGCTTCCCGAACCACTGTCCCAGGGTCGTGTCTTCATCCAGTATCGGACGGAGAACCTGCGCGTGTTGCCAGTGTTTGGCAAAGGTGCCCTCGATGTATCGCCGCGTATCGGACACATCCACGTTACCGTCGATGATGCGTCCTGGCACTTTGCCGATGCCAGCGGTCAAACGATCATCCTGGTTGGACTGAAACCTGGAGCGCATAAGGTGTTGATCGAATTAGCTGACCCCACGCACAAAGTCATTACCAGCGAAACAGTAACGTTCACGCTGCCCGATGCTAAGTAA
- a CDS encoding cytochrome P460 family protein translates to MRRIALLLVTVVMVASVVACMVPPSQHADAQPPPSQHANAQLPPVLGDKIPPGYRYWPLISVAREKGDLNDIRAKLGNDVAIKAYREGKLPFPDGTIIARLAWNYVPSEVNDQAFGHFQSFVAGSPKEKEGVQFMVKDSRKYASTGGWGYAQFNDGKPGNVAVQNSCFSCHTFVKDRDFVFTNFAP, encoded by the coding sequence ATGAGACGGATTGCTTTATTGCTGGTTACAGTTGTAATGGTCGCCAGCGTGGTTGCCTGCATGGTTCCACCATCTCAACACGCTGATGCACAGCCCCCCCCATCTCAACACGCTAATGCACAGCTCCCCCCGGTTCTCGGAGACAAAATCCCCCCCGGATACCGCTACTGGCCGTTGATCTCCGTGGCCCGCGAAAAAGGCGACCTCAACGATATACGCGCCAAATTGGGCAATGACGTAGCGATCAAGGCATACCGGGAAGGAAAACTTCCCTTCCCGGACGGCACAATCATTGCCCGGCTCGCCTGGAATTACGTCCCGTCGGAGGTAAACGACCAAGCCTTTGGCCATTTCCAATCTTTCGTAGCTGGGTCCCCCAAGGAGAAGGAGGGGGTTCAGTTTATGGTCAAGGACTCAAGAAAATACGCCTCGACCGGCGGCTGGGGGTACGCTCAATTTAACGACGGCAAACCTGGCAACGTGGCGGTACAAAACAGCTGCTTTTCCTGCCACACGTTCGTCAAAGATCGCGACTTTGTCTTTACGAATTTCGCGCCTTGA
- a CDS encoding DUF1003 domain-containing protein: protein MNSKQPISSQVTPAEYQLLLKLREQDPAQNPPKLRLSFGERIADQVATVMGSWRFIIAQSCFLAVWVILNVVAVVRHWDPYPFILLNLMLSFQAAYAAPIIMMSQNRQAAIDRQEAKHDYEINMKAELEIELLHDKITLLKEEEIAELIKLVQKQNQQIEQLKTFLIQR, encoded by the coding sequence ATGAACTCTAAACAACCCATAAGCAGTCAAGTCACTCCAGCCGAATATCAACTGTTGCTGAAGTTGCGGGAGCAAGATCCTGCTCAAAATCCACCTAAGCTGCGTTTGTCTTTCGGAGAGCGCATTGCTGATCAGGTTGCCACCGTTATGGGTTCTTGGCGTTTCATCATTGCTCAAAGCTGCTTTCTGGCAGTTTGGGTGATTCTGAATGTTGTTGCCGTGGTTAGACACTGGGACCCTTATCCGTTTATCCTGCTGAATTTAATGCTTTCGTTTCAAGCTGCTTATGCCGCTCCCATTATTATGATGAGCCAAAATCGGCAAGCTGCGATTGACCGACAAGAAGCTAAACACGATTATGAAATTAATATGAAAGCCGAATTGGAAATTGAACTTTTACACGATAAAATCACGCTTCTAAAAGAAGAGGAAATTGCAGAACTTATTAAGCTGGTACAAAAGCAAAATCAACAAATAGAGCAGTTAAAAACATTTTTGATACAAAGATAA
- a CDS encoding thiamine pyrophosphate-binding protein gives MSNLNQFGTYSNIGTYLAELLQTIKIEHYFTVPGDYNLVLLDQMLKNPNLQMINCCNELNAGYAADGYARSKGVSAVVVTFTVGGLSLVNAIAGAYAEDLPVIVISGGPNSNDRAQHHLIHHSTASYDFNQSYRIFREITAEAVVIRHIEDAHRLLHRALEAAIQKRKPVYIEIASNLVTVPLPKSVPLQLKRHVESNPVALEAAVAAVAAKLNQAVKPALVAGVKLRAFEAIDAFHKLADRSEYAVAVMPNAKGMFPETHPQYIGCYWGQVSSPGCAEIIESCDAYLFAGPIFNDYTTVGWSVLIASEKLIEVQPDRVILNGQEYAQVYMQEFLAALAESIQPNDTSFKAFKRIHESPLPAQVLPNEAPLTTRTIREQVQSILTSDSALLVETGDSWFNGQKITLPDGCLYEFQMQYGSIGWATGALLGYALALNQQKRVIALIGDGSFQLTAQEVSTMIRYGLNPIIFLINNRGYTIEVEIHDGPYNNIKNWDYAGLVQVFNAGEGKGWSRRVQTVGELTEAIEQAQAHQGLALIECIIDRDDCTKELLEWGSRVAAANSRPPQI, from the coding sequence ATGAGTAATTTGAATCAGTTTGGCACCTATTCTAACATCGGCACGTACCTGGCTGAACTTCTGCAAACGATCAAGATAGAGCACTATTTCACCGTTCCTGGTGATTACAACCTGGTTCTCCTTGACCAAATGTTAAAGAACCCTAATTTGCAGATGATCAACTGCTGTAATGAGCTTAATGCCGGATATGCAGCCGATGGCTATGCTCGCAGCAAGGGAGTATCGGCAGTGGTGGTCACGTTTACGGTTGGAGGGTTAAGCTTGGTGAATGCTATAGCGGGTGCCTACGCTGAAGATCTACCTGTGATTGTGATTTCCGGCGGACCCAATTCCAATGATCGCGCTCAGCACCATCTGATTCATCATTCCACTGCTAGCTATGATTTCAATCAGTCCTACCGCATCTTTCGAGAAATCACTGCCGAAGCGGTTGTGATTCGACACATTGAGGATGCTCATCGCCTGTTGCATCGGGCGCTAGAAGCCGCTATTCAGAAGCGTAAACCCGTCTACATTGAAATTGCTTCCAACTTGGTCACTGTCCCACTTCCCAAATCTGTACCATTGCAGCTCAAACGTCATGTGGAAAGCAATCCTGTCGCATTAGAAGCAGCAGTTGCAGCGGTTGCCGCTAAGCTGAATCAGGCGGTTAAACCTGCCCTGGTAGCTGGGGTGAAATTACGGGCGTTTGAGGCGATCGATGCGTTTCATAAACTCGCTGACCGTTCTGAGTATGCGGTTGCGGTCATGCCGAACGCCAAAGGCATGTTTCCTGAAACTCATCCCCAATACATTGGCTGCTATTGGGGACAGGTCAGTAGTCCTGGCTGTGCCGAAATCATTGAATCCTGTGATGCTTACTTGTTTGCAGGTCCCATCTTTAACGATTACACCACCGTTGGCTGGTCTGTGCTGATCGCTTCTGAAAAGCTAATTGAAGTACAGCCCGATCGCGTGATATTGAATGGACAGGAATATGCTCAGGTCTACATGCAGGAGTTTCTCGCTGCTCTAGCCGAGTCCATTCAGCCCAATGACACCTCTTTCAAGGCATTCAAGCGTATTCATGAATCCCCTTTGCCTGCTCAAGTTCTGCCAAACGAGGCTCCTTTGACTACGCGGACGATTCGCGAACAAGTTCAGTCCATCCTGACCAGCGACTCGGCGCTATTGGTGGAAACGGGAGATTCCTGGTTTAACGGGCAGAAAATCACGCTGCCCGATGGCTGTCTCTACGAGTTTCAGATGCAATATGGTTCGATCGGCTGGGCAACCGGAGCATTGCTGGGTTATGCTCTGGCACTGAATCAACAAAAACGAGTCATTGCCCTGATTGGAGACGGCTCATTTCAACTGACGGCTCAGGAAGTCTCCACCATGATTCGTTATGGGTTAAATCCAATTATTTTTCTGATCAACAACCGTGGCTACACGATCGAAGTGGAAATTCACGACGGTCCTTATAACAACATCAAAAATTGGGACTATGCCGGTCTGGTGCAGGTCTTCAATGCAGGTGAGGGCAAGGGCTGGAGCCGTCGAGTGCAAACAGTCGGTGAACTGACTGAAGCCATCGAGCAAGCTCAAGCTCATCAGGGATTAGCTTTGATTGAATGCATCATCGATCGCGATGACTGCACCAAAGAACTGCTGGAATGGGGTAGCCGAGTTGCGGCGGCGAATAGTCGTCCCCCTCAGATTTAA
- a CDS encoding NAD-dependent malic enzyme, which translates to MIQTIANTQSSQLHGSDILHNPHLNKSTAFTAAERESLGLVGLLPEGLESEETQIQRVMQHLGHKTTDLDKYIYLSALQDNEETLYFKTLMSDPARFIPLVYTPTVGEACQKFGHILRRPKGLYLSITHRGRIKEILQHWPERDVRFIVVTDGERILGLGDLGVNGMGIPIGKLSLYTACAGVPPQYTLPITLDVGTNNESLLSDPLYLGLRQPRVRGEDYDAFIEEFVTAVQDVFPGCCIQFEDFANIHAIPILARYRDRVCCFNDDIQGTAAVAAAGILAALRLTGGKMSEQTFLFLGAGSAGTGIADLLAQVMMQEGLSAEQARGRCWLFDRKGLLQSNRTDLADFKKPFAHPHAPIDDFAAAIADLKPTAIIGVSSLAKAFNQQVIETMARVNQRPIIFPYSNPTSHSECTAQEAYKWSEGRAVFASGSPFPPVKYGDKTFVPGQGNNVYIFPAMGMAVYATQAKRVTDEMFITAAKALAELVSPSDLAMGLVYPPQSEIFKTSLHIAQKVAEVIFAKNLAGVPKPSNLQAFIESQAYTPEYRSLV; encoded by the coding sequence ATGATTCAAACCATTGCGAATACCCAATCATCTCAACTGCACGGTTCCGATATCCTCCACAACCCTCACCTGAACAAATCTACGGCCTTCACCGCAGCAGAACGCGAGTCACTCGGCTTAGTTGGACTCCTGCCAGAGGGATTGGAGAGCGAGGAAACTCAGATCCAACGGGTGATGCAGCACCTCGGACACAAAACGACCGATCTGGACAAATACATTTATCTCTCCGCTCTACAGGACAATGAGGAAACCCTGTACTTCAAAACGCTGATGTCCGATCCAGCCCGCTTCATCCCGCTGGTCTACACCCCAACAGTGGGAGAAGCCTGTCAAAAGTTCGGACACATTCTGCGGCGACCGAAAGGGCTTTACCTTTCCATTACTCACCGGGGACGGATCAAGGAGATCCTGCAACATTGGCCTGAGCGGGATGTGCGCTTTATTGTTGTCACCGATGGCGAACGAATTCTCGGTTTAGGCGATCTCGGTGTCAACGGCATGGGCATTCCGATCGGCAAACTGTCCCTTTACACCGCTTGTGCAGGTGTGCCACCCCAGTACACCTTGCCGATTACCCTGGATGTTGGCACCAACAACGAGAGCCTGCTGAGCGATCCGCTGTACCTGGGTTTGCGACAGCCTCGTGTGCGAGGGGAAGACTATGATGCGTTTATTGAGGAGTTTGTGACAGCAGTTCAGGATGTATTTCCCGGTTGCTGCATTCAGTTCGAGGACTTTGCCAATATTCACGCGATTCCAATTTTGGCACGCTATCGCGATCGCGTCTGCTGCTTCAATGATGATATCCAGGGGACGGCAGCAGTGGCAGCGGCGGGAATCCTGGCTGCCCTTCGTCTCACAGGTGGAAAAATGTCTGAGCAAACCTTCCTTTTTCTGGGAGCAGGCTCGGCAGGTACAGGCATTGCTGATTTATTAGCTCAGGTGATGATGCAAGAAGGACTGTCGGCAGAACAGGCTCGCGGTCGCTGCTGGCTATTTGACCGCAAAGGATTGCTCCAGTCCAACCGGACTGATCTGGCTGACTTTAAGAAGCCTTTCGCCCATCCCCACGCTCCTATCGATGACTTTGCTGCCGCGATTGCTGATCTCAAGCCCACCGCAATTATTGGAGTCAGCAGCTTGGCAAAAGCCTTCAACCAGCAGGTAATCGAGACAATGGCGCGAGTCAATCAGCGTCCGATCATCTTTCCATACTCCAACCCTACCTCGCATTCAGAGTGTACAGCGCAAGAGGCGTACAAGTGGTCAGAGGGGCGGGCGGTGTTTGCCAGCGGCAGTCCTTTTCCACCTGTGAAGTATGGAGATAAAACCTTTGTTCCTGGGCAAGGCAACAACGTCTACATCTTTCCCGCGATGGGAATGGCAGTTTACGCGACTCAAGCCAAGCGAGTCACCGATGAGATGTTTATCACAGCAGCGAAGGCGTTGGCAGAACTGGTTTCACCCTCTGACCTGGCAATGGGGCTAGTCTATCCGCCGCAGTCAGAAATTTTCAAGACATCGTTGCACATTGCTCAAAAAGTTGCTGAAGTTATCTTTGCGAAAAATCTGGCTGGAGTGCCAAAGCCAAGCAATCTGCAAGCTTTCATTGAATCGCAAGCCTACACACCTGAATACAGAAGCCTTGTCTAA
- a CDS encoding NHLP bacteriocin system secretion protein, whose amino-acid sequence MESPDTSSNVQMPVQQGGQHPESSTGVLDKNKPEIKPDQSESGLQKSNAVEKSGEIRLRLLPVGVLFIAFVLWGVFGKIPNRAEGRAGILIPRSSIAIQPREGGRVLALNIRPGDTVKIGQVLATMEFPELETELQDKRGRLADLKAQNNQIGSVQTNRSQLNSSAVAQKRQANLGQIESLRVQLASNQSQREAYLDHLKYLHSFKASTDERLSAYNALAKEGAVPRIGFQPYFFQFSQQEVANSVNQTQVALDRLKGEDENLRAQMQTLTAANEALTTEKRSIDLQDTVSDVTRYNAISDQQRDINTLQTRIRANSQVVSLYNGKVEEISVNSGEVVPPSGRIGRLAVDNPNAKVNVVALFKVGDAKQLAPGMEVEVIPDLYDRERYGGIVAKVIQVAQQPVTASELSNLVGSQDLAEKLLLGRDKDDRDKPQPINASVTKVILELQTDSHTPSGFKWTEGKGAPRAITDGTTADVNAVIEERSLLSYLTPAFRWITGVY is encoded by the coding sequence ATGGAATCACCTGACACATCAAGCAACGTACAGATGCCTGTTCAACAGGGTGGACAGCACCCAGAATCATCAACGGGAGTTTTGGACAAGAATAAACCCGAAATTAAACCTGATCAGTCTGAGTCGGGACTTCAAAAGTCAAACGCGGTTGAAAAGAGCGGGGAAATTCGGCTGCGATTACTTCCGGTTGGAGTGCTGTTCATCGCCTTTGTCCTTTGGGGAGTGTTTGGGAAGATTCCCAATCGGGCTGAGGGACGGGCAGGTATTTTGATTCCTCGCTCCAGCATTGCGATTCAACCGCGTGAAGGGGGTCGGGTATTGGCGTTGAATATTCGACCAGGTGATACTGTAAAGATTGGGCAAGTATTAGCAACGATGGAGTTTCCTGAACTGGAAACAGAATTGCAAGACAAGCGCGGTCGCCTTGCAGATCTCAAGGCACAAAACAACCAAATTGGTTCCGTTCAAACGAATCGTAGTCAACTCAATTCAAGCGCTGTAGCACAGAAGCGTCAGGCAAATTTGGGTCAGATTGAATCGCTGCGGGTGCAATTGGCGAGCAATCAGAGCCAGCGAGAAGCGTACCTCGATCACCTCAAGTACCTGCATAGCTTTAAAGCATCTACGGATGAGAGACTCTCCGCTTACAATGCTTTGGCAAAAGAGGGGGCTGTCCCTCGGATTGGATTCCAACCGTATTTCTTTCAATTCAGTCAACAAGAAGTTGCCAACTCAGTGAACCAGACGCAAGTCGCCCTCGATCGCCTCAAGGGAGAAGATGAGAACCTAAGAGCACAGATGCAAACCCTGACAGCAGCGAATGAGGCACTGACTACCGAGAAGCGCAGTATCGACCTGCAAGATACCGTCAGTGATGTCACTCGATATAATGCGATTTCCGACCAACAACGCGATATCAACACCTTACAAACTAGAATTCGTGCCAATAGCCAGGTCGTCAGTCTCTACAACGGTAAAGTTGAGGAAATTTCTGTCAATTCAGGTGAAGTAGTGCCTCCGAGTGGTCGCATCGGCAGGCTGGCAGTCGATAACCCCAATGCCAAAGTCAATGTGGTGGCACTGTTCAAAGTGGGTGATGCAAAGCAGTTAGCACCAGGAATGGAAGTCGAAGTTATTCCTGATTTATACGATCGCGAACGCTATGGTGGCATCGTTGCAAAAGTCATTCAGGTGGCTCAACAGCCAGTCACCGCATCCGAATTATCCAATCTGGTCGGCAGTCAGGATCTGGCAGAGAAGCTGTTATTGGGACGCGATAAGGACGATCGCGATAAGCCTCAACCGATAAACGCCAGCGTGACGAAGGTGATCCTGGAACTCCAAACGGACTCTCATACACCCAGTGGCTTTAAGTGGACTGAAGGTAAGGGAGCACCCAGAGCAATTACAGACGGGACAACTGCTGATGTCAATGCTGTAATTGAGGAGCGATCGCTCCTTAGTTACTTAACTCCCGCTTTTCGTTGGATTACGGGAGTATACTGA